In the genome of Deltaproteobacteria bacterium, one region contains:
- a CDS encoding SDR family oxidoreductase, with translation MQLHGAVAVVTGGGSGLGEALARRLAAAGARLAVVDLRAERAERVAAELRRGGCEAADLAVDVGERAAVARAFAAIGERFGRVELLANCAGRSMLVPFLEMTDADLDWVLGPNLLGVVHCIRAAVPLMPRGSRIVNVSSVSGRIPTPGEAFYSACKAAVVSLSEALAAELASRGIGVTVVLPGEMSTALFAEHPSWERRPDFQRRMDIPPERVAEAIARALRKDRFEVVEPASMRAALLVQRAAPRLFRRGVARYWRALEPRLGRR, from the coding sequence ATGCAGCTGCACGGCGCCGTCGCGGTGGTGACGGGCGGCGGCAGCGGGCTCGGCGAGGCGCTGGCGCGCCGTCTGGCAGCGGCGGGCGCGCGGCTGGCCGTCGTCGACCTGCGGGCCGAGCGTGCGGAGCGGGTCGCCGCCGAGCTGCGGCGCGGGGGGTGCGAGGCGGCCGATCTGGCCGTGGACGTCGGCGAGCGCGCCGCGGTGGCGCGCGCCTTTGCGGCGATCGGCGAGCGCTTCGGGCGGGTGGAGCTGCTCGCGAACTGCGCGGGCCGCAGCATGCTGGTCCCGTTCCTCGAGATGACCGACGCCGACCTGGACTGGGTCCTCGGGCCGAACCTGCTCGGCGTCGTCCACTGCATCCGGGCGGCGGTCCCGCTGATGCCTCGCGGGAGCCGGATCGTCAACGTCAGCTCGGTCTCCGGACGAATTCCGACGCCGGGCGAAGCGTTCTATTCCGCGTGCAAAGCCGCCGTCGTGTCGCTGAGCGAGGCGCTGGCGGCGGAGCTGGCCAGCCGGGGCATCGGCGTCACCGTCGTGCTGCCGGGCGAGATGTCCACCGCCCTCTTCGCCGAGCACCCGTCCTGGGAGCGCCGCCCCGATTTCCAGCGCCGCATGGACATCCCGCCCGAGCGGGTGGCCGAGGCGATCGCGCGCGCCCTGCGCAAGGATCGCTTCGAGGTCGTCGAGCCCGCGTCGATGCGCGCCGCGCTCCTCGTCCAGCGCGCTGCGCCGCGCCTGTTCCGCCGCGGCGTCGCGCGCTACTGGCGCGCGCTCGAGCCTCGCCTCGGACGGCGCTGA
- a CDS encoding YjbH domain-containing protein, whose protein sequence is MRWPFVVACLAPVAVRAAPSMLNQIPTTDLVPVGQVTLQLQNGNTEVSGRSSVFHQPQLVPQSEFGLPWNLEAGLDVAPSDPPHDYRPMLNLKWNPVREDYRVPAVAVGATQLGVGFVPSYFLVLSKTLNYEQIQYQKFRAHHRNVKLRGIRLHAGMLRTSNAWRALAGTDVEVSDRFVVYADWISGARNSVSLGGVLVIDRQNSVQASLLRGNDQDRLSGLLVGITHTFDLAHPFEW, encoded by the coding sequence ATGCGCTGGCCTTTCGTGGTCGCCTGCCTGGCGCCGGTGGCGGTGCGGGCCGCGCCGAGCATGCTCAATCAGATCCCGACCACGGACCTGGTGCCGGTCGGGCAGGTGACCCTGCAGCTCCAGAACGGCAACACCGAGGTGAGCGGCCGCTCCTCGGTCTTCCACCAGCCGCAGCTCGTGCCGCAGAGCGAGTTCGGGCTGCCGTGGAACCTCGAAGCGGGGCTCGACGTCGCCCCGTCCGACCCGCCGCACGACTACCGGCCGATGCTGAACCTGAAATGGAATCCGGTGCGGGAGGACTACCGCGTTCCCGCCGTTGCCGTCGGCGCGACGCAGCTCGGCGTCGGCTTCGTCCCGAGCTACTTTCTCGTGCTGAGCAAGACCCTCAATTACGAGCAGATCCAGTACCAGAAGTTCCGGGCTCATCACCGCAACGTCAAGCTGCGCGGCATCCGGCTGCATGCCGGCATGCTGCGCACCTCCAACGCGTGGCGGGCCCTTGCAGGGACCGACGTCGAGGTGAGTGATCGCTTCGTCGTCTACGCGGACTGGATCTCCGGCGCGCGGAACTCGGTTTCCCTGGGTGGTGTGCTCGTGATCGACCGGCAGAACAGCGTCCAGGCATCGCTGCTGCGCGGGAATGACCAGGACCGGCTGAGCGGCCTGCTCGTGGGCATCACCCACACCTTCGACCTGGCCCATCCCTTCGAGTGGTGA
- a CDS encoding CBS domain-containing protein, translating to MKTVAQLLRTKGHQVLSVSPDIPVFEALEVMAEKNVGALLVLEGERLVGIFSERDYARKVILKGKASKETPVREIMSSHVLYIRPEQTIEDCMALMTDKRVRHLPVMEAEKLVGVISIGDVVKAVIAEQEFMIEQLQNYITGR from the coding sequence ATGAAGACCGTCGCGCAGCTCTTGCGAACGAAGGGGCACCAGGTCCTGTCCGTTTCCCCGGACATCCCCGTCTTCGAGGCCCTGGAAGTGATGGCCGAGAAGAACGTCGGGGCGCTCCTCGTGCTCGAAGGGGAGCGGCTGGTGGGCATCTTCTCGGAGCGGGACTACGCCCGCAAGGTCATCCTGAAGGGCAAAGCCTCCAAGGAGACGCCCGTCCGGGAGATCATGAGCTCCCACGTGCTCTACATCCGTCCGGAGCAGACGATCGAGGACTGCATGGCGTTGATGACGGACAAGCGCGTCCGGCACCTGCCCGTGATGGAGGCGGAAAAGCTCGTGGGGGTGATCTCGATCGGCGACGTCGTGAAGGCCGTCATCGCCGAGCAGGAGTTCATGATCGAACAGCTGCAGAATTACATCACGGGTCGGTAG
- a CDS encoding HAMP domain-containing protein, giving the protein MGFLGLLHHHPRHRARQLRWVVPLAALLLVAVLATLAVQYQVSNREIGAEFFRAHKTISHTGELLRRGTVIASVALLVLVLAVMAWALRLTHRIVRPVHTLHRALDALVAGELGVRVELHRQDEFREVGEALNRLVEELATTLGKAHALVDRIAALTAAAAHGAYDQATEAQLRALVEELDQTMEFFRLEPPRTLREDDR; this is encoded by the coding sequence ATGGGATTCCTTGGCCTGCTGCACCACCACCCCCGACATCGCGCCCGGCAGCTGCGCTGGGTCGTCCCGCTCGCGGCGCTCCTCTTGGTGGCGGTCCTCGCGACGCTCGCCGTTCAGTACCAGGTGAGCAACCGGGAGATCGGCGCGGAGTTCTTCCGGGCGCACAAGACGATCAGCCACACGGGCGAGCTTCTGCGGCGCGGCACGGTGATCGCGAGCGTGGCGCTGCTCGTCCTCGTGCTGGCGGTCATGGCGTGGGCGCTCCGGCTCACGCACCGCATCGTGCGGCCGGTGCACACGCTGCACCGGGCGCTCGACGCCCTGGTGGCGGGCGAGCTCGGCGTGCGCGTCGAGCTGCATCGGCAGGACGAGTTCCGCGAGGTGGGCGAGGCCCTCAACCGCCTGGTCGAGGAGCTCGCGACCACGCTCGGCAAGGCGCACGCGCTGGTCGATCGAATCGCCGCGCTGACGGCGGCCGCGGCGCACGGGGCGTACGACCAGGCTACCGAGGCGCAGCTGCGGGCACTCGTCGAGGAGCTCGATCAGACGATGGAGTTCTTCCGCCTCGAGCCGCCCCGCACGCTCCGTGAGGACGACCGCTGA
- a CDS encoding Re/Si-specific NAD(P)(+) transhydrogenase subunit alpha → MRITVPKEIAPGERRVALTPEAAAALVKGGLEVLVETGAGEGAFHTDAAFEKAGVRIVPDASTLYGQADVVLKVQRPALAEVDRLREGAVLVSFLQALTSPDLVERLAARRITSFGMEGIPRISRAQKMDALSSQANIAGYKAVLIAAESLAKFFPMLMTAAGTVFAARALVMGAGVAGLQAIATARRLGAQVWGYDVRAAVKEQVESLGAKFLALDLGIADAEDKGGYARALSPEASRRQQELLAERTKEFDVVITTALVPGRPAPRLVTGETVAGMRPGSVIVDLAAEAGGNCELTEPDQVVVRHGVTIHGPTNLPATLPVHASQLYARNVTELLRELVKDGALALDFDDEVVKGACVTHGGQVVNEAVKAAVAARKTA, encoded by the coding sequence ATGAGGATCACCGTCCCCAAGGAGATCGCCCCCGGCGAGCGCCGCGTCGCGCTCACGCCGGAGGCGGCGGCCGCGCTGGTGAAGGGCGGGCTCGAGGTGCTCGTCGAGACCGGGGCGGGCGAGGGGGCGTTCCACACCGACGCCGCCTTCGAGAAGGCCGGCGTGCGGATCGTTCCCGACGCGAGCACGCTCTACGGCCAGGCCGACGTCGTGCTGAAGGTGCAGAGGCCCGCGCTCGCGGAGGTGGACCGGCTGCGCGAGGGCGCCGTGCTGGTGTCGTTCCTGCAGGCGCTCACCAGCCCCGACCTGGTCGAACGGCTGGCCGCGCGCCGGATCACCAGCTTCGGCATGGAGGGGATCCCGCGCATCAGCCGCGCGCAGAAGATGGACGCGCTCTCGTCGCAGGCCAACATCGCTGGCTACAAGGCGGTCCTCATCGCGGCCGAGTCGCTGGCGAAGTTCTTCCCGATGCTGATGACGGCGGCCGGGACCGTCTTCGCCGCTCGGGCGCTGGTGATGGGCGCGGGTGTGGCCGGGCTGCAGGCCATCGCCACGGCACGGCGGTTGGGGGCACAGGTGTGGGGCTACGACGTGCGGGCCGCGGTGAAGGAGCAGGTCGAGAGCCTCGGGGCGAAGTTCCTCGCGCTCGACCTGGGCATCGCCGACGCCGAGGACAAGGGCGGCTACGCGAGGGCGCTGTCCCCCGAGGCGAGCCGCCGGCAGCAGGAGCTGCTCGCCGAGAGGACGAAGGAGTTCGACGTCGTCATCACCACGGCGCTGGTGCCCGGCAGGCCCGCGCCGCGCCTCGTCACCGGGGAGACCGTCGCCGGCATGCGGCCCGGCTCGGTGATCGTCGACCTGGCCGCCGAGGCGGGCGGCAACTGCGAGCTGACCGAGCCCGACCAGGTGGTCGTGCGCCACGGCGTCACCATCCACGGCCCGACCAACCTGCCCGCCACGCTGCCGGTGCACGCGAGCCAGCTCTACGCGCGCAACGTGACCGAGCTGCTGCGCGAACTCGTCAAGGACGGCGCGCTGGCCCTCGACTTCGACGACGAAGTCGTCAAGGGCGCCTGCGTTACGCACGGCGGGCAGGTCGTCAACGAGGCGGTCAAGGCGGCGGTGGCGGCGCGGAAGACGGCATGA
- a CDS encoding NAD synthetase produces MTTDLEIGLYIFMLAGFLGYHVITRVPPLLHTPLMSATNAIAAISLVGSLVVAGSDYRNVPHGWVCTLLGLVAVTCSSTNAVGGFLITDRMLRMFRTAEERAGGARRPVELQALGAVLALVGVVAAVLYATKPAGMAIGEYLHEHVAAEALRYCYIVSAGMFVLGLKGLSSPKWARSGMALAALGMLIAVVGTLFHPHIVTYRWIGLGFGIGTVFGGTMGLRIPMTAVPQRTALSHSLGALAACLVGVSEYFRYQGALNRVTLTALDFEVVVGGLTFTGSLMAAAKLQELLRGRPITYRGQNIISLSLLSVIVVSGAYLVVAQAATPFFYVMVALALVFGLLLVIPIGAADMPVVIALLNSYGGLADAAMGFVLMNKIQIITGSLDGTSGFLLSLLMCRAMNRSAANVLFGAFGRVSEEEAAAAAEARGTVRTIVPEETAVLLETARNMIVVPGYGMAVAQAQHAVAELGNILKERGVDVRYAIHPVAGRMPGHMNVLLAEANVPYEQLHEMEAINPYFPEADIVLVVGANDVTNPAAKNNKSSPLYGMPILEVDRAKSIIVLKRSMRPGFAGVDNDLYYNEKCMMLFGDAKDSLTKLISEMKSLL; encoded by the coding sequence ATGACGACCGACCTGGAGATCGGCCTCTACATCTTCATGCTGGCCGGGTTCCTCGGCTACCACGTCATCACCCGCGTCCCGCCGCTCCTGCACACGCCGCTCATGTCGGCGACCAATGCGATCGCGGCGATCTCACTGGTCGGGTCGCTGGTGGTGGCGGGGAGCGACTACCGGAACGTCCCTCACGGCTGGGTGTGCACCCTCCTCGGCCTGGTCGCGGTGACCTGCTCGTCCACGAACGCCGTCGGCGGCTTCCTGATCACGGACCGCATGCTCAGGATGTTCAGGACGGCGGAGGAGCGCGCCGGGGGGGCGCGGCGGCCGGTGGAGCTGCAGGCGCTGGGGGCGGTGCTGGCACTCGTCGGCGTCGTCGCGGCGGTGCTGTACGCGACCAAGCCCGCCGGGATGGCGATCGGGGAGTATCTCCACGAGCACGTCGCCGCGGAGGCGCTCCGCTACTGCTACATCGTCTCCGCGGGAATGTTCGTGCTCGGGCTGAAGGGACTCAGCTCGCCCAAGTGGGCGCGCTCGGGAATGGCGCTGGCGGCGCTCGGGATGCTCATCGCCGTGGTCGGCACGCTCTTCCACCCTCACATCGTGACCTACCGGTGGATCGGCCTCGGCTTCGGGATCGGCACGGTGTTCGGGGGCACGATGGGGCTCCGCATCCCGATGACCGCCGTGCCGCAGCGGACCGCGCTGTCGCACTCGCTGGGCGCGCTCGCGGCGTGCCTGGTGGGCGTCTCCGAGTACTTCCGCTACCAGGGCGCGCTCAACCGCGTGACGCTGACCGCCCTCGACTTCGAGGTGGTGGTGGGCGGGCTCACGTTCACGGGCAGCCTGATGGCCGCGGCCAAGCTCCAGGAGCTGCTGCGCGGGCGGCCGATCACGTACCGGGGCCAGAACATCATCAGCCTGAGTCTGCTCTCGGTGATCGTCGTCTCCGGCGCTTACCTGGTCGTCGCGCAGGCGGCCACCCCCTTCTTCTACGTGATGGTGGCCCTGGCGCTCGTCTTCGGCCTGCTGCTCGTCATCCCGATCGGCGCAGCCGACATGCCGGTGGTGATCGCGCTCCTCAACTCCTACGGCGGGCTCGCGGACGCCGCCATGGGCTTCGTGCTGATGAACAAGATCCAGATCATCACGGGCTCGCTCGACGGCACCTCGGGCTTCCTGCTCTCGCTCCTCATGTGCCGCGCGATGAACCGCTCGGCGGCGAACGTGCTCTTCGGCGCGTTCGGCAGGGTGTCGGAGGAGGAGGCCGCCGCGGCCGCCGAGGCCAGGGGCACCGTGCGCACCATCGTGCCCGAGGAGACGGCGGTCCTGCTCGAGACAGCCCGCAACATGATCGTCGTGCCCGGCTACGGCATGGCCGTCGCCCAGGCGCAGCACGCGGTCGCCGAGCTGGGGAACATCCTGAAGGAGCGCGGCGTGGACGTGAGGTACGCGATCCATCCCGTCGCCGGGCGCATGCCGGGCCACATGAACGTCCTCCTGGCCGAGGCCAACGTCCCGTACGAGCAGCTCCACGAGATGGAAGCGATCAACCCGTACTTTCCGGAGGCCGACATCGTGCTCGTGGTGGGCGCCAACGACGTCACCAACCCCGCCGCCAAGAACAACAAGTCGAGCCCCCTCTACGGCATGCCGATCCTCGAGGTGGACCGCGCCAAGTCCATCATCGTGCTCAAACGCAGCATGCGCCCGGGCTTCGCCGGCGTCGACAACGACTTGTACTACAACGAGAAGTGCATGATGCTCTTCGGCGACGCCAAGGACAGCCTCACCAAGCTCATCAGCGAGATGAAGTCTCTCTTGTGA